One genomic window of Monodelphis domestica isolate mMonDom1 chromosome 1, mMonDom1.pri, whole genome shotgun sequence includes the following:
- the LOC130457502 gene encoding uncharacterized protein LOC130457502, which yields MSTTFFDNYTAAEVGALRNEGYLQIFILIGTVIFVILNTIFRDEKIRKIEDKMQAQLEDLKSLLQDQLANTHSTRNRPVSEPLNEEISFPEIEMENTFPIAQLTDCFSRVVQILSEFNPQNPSPAIPASHVPSPTENQIPMQGKSCPPRETCSCQTDPQVQNSTRGLFPLREVPEIGRNGDVVTLRHRIPFTPQEINEFTRNIPTYEQDPFLVTKKMGDIFFQYNPSYKDVESLLQAFLSEREKNKIIAHVNKTRGRNAAHWPSQDPEWDYNNPEDYLQLYRCREAILTAMKECAHMRLKHYW from the coding sequence atgagtactacattctttgacaattatacggcagctgaagtaggggcattgaggaatgaaggatacctccaaatttttatattaataggtactgtcatttttgtaatcctcaatactatatttagagatgaaaaaataagaaaaattgaagataaaatgcaagcccaattagaagatctaaaaagtctcttacaggatcaattggcaaacacccactctaccagaaacagacctgtttctgaacctttgaatgaggaaatttccttccctgaaatagagatggaaaacaccttccctatagcccagttaacagactgcttctctcgtgtagtgcaaatcttgtctgaatttaatccccaaaacccttcccctgcaatcccagcttctcatgttccttctcctacagaaaaccaaattccaatgcaagggaaatcttgtcctcctagagaaacctgttcttgtcaaactgacccacaggtgcaaaattcaactagaggcctgtttcctctaagagaagtacctgaaataggacgaaatggggatgtggtgactttaagacataggataccgtttactccccaagaaataaatgaatttacacgaaatatccccacatatgaacaagatccttttctagtaacaaaaaagatgggagacatattttttcagtataatccgtcttacaaggacgttgagagcttactacaggcttttttaagtgaacgtgaaaaaaataaaataattgctcatgtcaacaaaacccgggggcgtaatgcagcacattggccatctcaggatcccgaatgggactataacaatcctgaggattatctacaactctaccgttgtagagaggccatcctcacggccatgaaggaatgtgcccacatgagattgaagcattattggtaa